CTCGGGGGCGTCGCCGTGGTCGACTCGCTGACCGACGGCGTGACGCTGGTGGCCTCGGTATCGGGTGTCGGCGCCGTCACCCGCGACGGCGACCTAGTCGGCCCCGGCTGGATCACCGGCGGCTCCGACCGTCGACCGAGCACGCTCGAGGTGCAGGCCGCGATCGACGCGTCGGTGGCGGCGCTCGCCGACGCCGAGCGTCGGGCGCAGGAACTGTCGGCGGCGCTCGCCGGCGCCGTCGCCGAGCAGGGCGACCGCGCCGAGGTGGCCGAGCAGACCCTCGCCGCGCTCCACGAATCCGACGCGACCATGGCCGCGGTCTACGAGCAGCTGGGGCGGCTGGGGCACGTCGTGCGCGGCGCGCGCGCCGAGTCCGAGAGGCTCGTCGCGCAGCGGGCCGAGGCCGAGGGCGGTCGGGGGGAGACCCTGGCGTCGCTCGCCGAACTCGAGGAGCGGTTGCGCCGCGCGGAGGAGGAGCAGCCCGGCGGTGACCCGGCCGATCTCGCGGGCACCGGCAGCAGCGACGCCGAGCGGGAGATGGCGGCCGCGGCGCTCGCGCAGGTGCGCGCCGTCGAGGTCGAGGCCCGGTTGGCGGTCCGGACCGCCGAGGAGCGTGCGGAATCCGTTCGCGGCAAGGCGGATTCGCTGCGCCGAGCGGCTCAGGCCGAGCGAGAGGCGCGGGCCCGCGCGGAGCGGGCGCTGCGGGCGCGGCAGCAGGCGGCGGCCGTCGCAGCCGCGGTGGCCCAGGCCGGCGAGCGGGTGGCCGCGCAACTCGAACGCGTCGTCGCGGCGGCGGCGGCGCACCGCGACGAGCTGACCAGGCTGCGGACGACGCACGCCGAGCAGGTCGAGGCGCTCAAGGAGCAGGTCCGACAGCTCACCGCGCAGATGTCCGCGCTCACCGATGCGGTACATCGCGACGAGGTGGCGCGCGCGCAGGCCGCGCTGCGCATCGAGCAGCTCGAGGAGACGATCCTCGAGCAGCACGCGATCGCGCCCGACGACCTGATCGCCGAGTACGGCCCGGACATCCCGCTGCCGCCGTCGGAGCTGGAGATCGCCGAGTACGAGCAGGCACGCGAACGCGGCGAACAGGTGGTGGCGCCCACCGCGCAGCCGTACGACCGCGCGACCCAGGAACGTCGGGCCAAGCGCGCCGAGAAGGACCTGGCGACCCTCGGCAAGGTCAACCCGCTCGCGCTCGAGGAGTTCGCGGCCCTCGAGGAGCGGTACAACTTCCTGTCCACCCAGCTCGAGGACGTCAAGAACGCGCGCAAGGACCTGCTCGGGGTGGTCGCCGACGTCGACGCCCGCATCCTGCAGCTGTTCACGGAGGCCTACGCCGACGTCGAGCGGGAGTTCGTCGAGGTGTTCGCGACGCTGTTTCCCGGCGGCGAGGGCCGGCTCGTCCTCACCGACCCGTCGGACATGCTCGCCACCGGCATCGACGTCGAGGCCCGGCCGCCCGGCAAGAAGGTCAAGCGGCTGTCGCTGCTGTCCGGTGGCGAGAAGTCGCTCACCGCGGTCGCGATGCTGGTCGCGATCTTCCGGGCGCGGCCGTCGCCGTTCTACGTCATGGACGAGGTGGAGGCCGCGCTCGACGACACCAACCTGCGTCGGCTGATCGGTCTGTTCGAGCAGCTGCGCGAGAAGTCGCAGCTGATCGTGATCACGCATCAGAAGCCGACGATGGAGGTCGCCGACGCGCTCTACGGCGTCAGCATGCGCGGCGACGGCATCACCACCGTCATCTCGCAGCGACTACGCGGACATGACCTGGTTGCCGGGTAATTCCGGGACCATCACCCACGTGCGTGCACCCCGCACGTCCACACCCGAACTACATGGGAGAACCGATGAACGCCCACAACTTCCCCGTCCAGACCGCCGATGGGGCCACCGAGGACCTCAGCGCGAACCAGGGCAACCTGCTGCTGATCGTCAACGTGGCGAGCAAGTGCGGACTCACCCCGCAGTACGAGGGACTCGAGGCGCTCTACCAGGCCAACAAGGACCGCGGACTGCAGATCGTCGGCTTCCCGTGCAACCAGTTCGGGGACCAGGAGCCCGGTGACAACGCCGAGATCCAGCAGTTCTGCAGCGTCAACTACAACGTCACCTTCCCGGTGTACGCCAAGATCGAGGTCAACGGCGACGGTGCCCACCCGCTCTACCAGTACCTGCGTGCCGCGGCTCCCGGTGACTTCGGCCCCGATCACGGCTTCCTGTTCGAGCACGTCAGCAAGACCAGCCCCGAAGCGATCGGCACCGACGCGGTGAAGTGGAACTTCACGAAGTTCCTCGTCGACCGCGACGGCGAGGTCGTCCGCCGCTTCGAACCGACCGTCACCCCCGAGCAGATCGCCGAGGAGATCGCCGAACTGCTGTAGCGCCGAGTCCGCATGTGGCACTCGCGATCGCACCCCGAGTGCCACATGCGGACCGCCGACGCGCCCCGGCCGACTCGCCCGCGGACGTCACAGCCTCGAGCAGCCTGACAGGATGTTGGGGTGACTACCGGAGCCTGGATAGCAATAGCGGCCGTACTGGCCGTCCTGATCGTTGCGCTCGTCGTCGGCCTGACCATCGCCCGGCGCCGCCGCATCAGCCTCACCGCCGCGCCCGAGAAGCCCGAGCTGACGGAGAAGCCGAAGGACCGTTCGGGCGGTTATCAAGCCGGTGGCGGCTTCAACTTCAGCCAGGGACCGACGGCCACCGCGCCGCCCAAGGTGCCCCCGGCCGCCCCCAAGACGCCGCCGGTCCTGCCGGTGCCGCCGGTCGCGCCCCCGGTTCCGCCGGCCGCGCCCGAGCCCGCCCCCGAGGCGAAGCCCGCGGTCGCTCCCGAACCGGTCGTCGAGGAGCCGAAGCCGGTCGCCCCGCCGGAGGCCCCCGCCGTCGAGCCGGAGGCGCCCGTCGCCGAGCCGGAGGCGCCCGTCGCCGAGCCGGAGGCGCCTGTCGCCCCGGCCGAGCCCACGGTCGCTCCCGAGCCGGTCGTCGAGGAACCGGCGGCCGTCGAGCCCGAAGCTCCCGTCGCGGAACCTGAGGCTCCCGTTGCCGAGCCGGAGCCGGTCGTCGAGGCGGAACCCGTCGCGGAGCCCGTGGCCCCGGCCGAGCCGGAGGCGGCACCCGCCCCGGTCATCGAGGAGATCGCGCCCACCGCGGGCCGGCTGGATCGCCTGCGCGGCCGGCTGTCGCGGTCGCAGAACGCGGTCGGCAAGAGCCTGCTCGGTCTGCTCGGCGGCGGCGACCTCGACGAGGATTCGTGGGAGGAGGTCGAGGACACGCTGCTGATCGCCGACCTCGGCACCGCGACCACCACCAAGGTCGTCGAGCGTCTGCGCGCGGAGATGGCCTCGCGCGGTGTGCGCACCGAGGCCGAGGCGCGCGCGCTGCTGCGTGAGGTCCTCATCGACGAGCTGCACCCCGAGATGGATCGCTCCATCCACGCGGTGCCGCACGGCGACCACCCGGCCGTGCTGCTGGTCGTCGGCGTCAACGGCACCGGCAAGACCACCACGACGGGCAAGCTCGCCCGTGTTCTCGTCGCCGACGGCCGCCGCGTCCTGCTCGGTGCCGCCGACACGTTCCGCGCCGCCGCGGCCGACCAGCTGCAGACGTGGGCCGAGCGGGTGGGCGCCGAGGTCGTGCGCGGCAAGGAGGGCGGCGACCCGGCCGCGATCGCGTTCGACTCGGTCGCCCGGGGCATCGAGGACGGCGTCGACGTCGTCGTCATCGATACCGCCGGACGTCTGCACACCAAGACCGGCCTGATGGACGAGCTCGGCAAGGTCAAGCGTGTGGTCGAGAAGAAGGCCGCCGTCGACGACGTCCTGCTGGTCCTCGACGCCACCGTCGGACAGAACGGCCTCATGCAGGCCCGCGTGTTCGCCGAGGTCGTCGACATCACCGGCGTCGCGCTCACCAAGCTCGACGGCACCGCCAAGGGTGGCATCGTCTTCCAGGTCCAGAACGAGCTCGGTGTGCCGGTCAAGCTCGTCGGTCTCGGCGAGGGCGCCGACGATCTGGCCCCCTTCGAGCCGGAGGCATTCGTCGACGCGCTGCTCGGCTGAGAGTCCTTCACACGCCGCTGCCCGGTCCCTGTCTCAGGGGCCGGGCAGCGGCGTTTTCGGTGGTTTCGAACGCTTCGGCCGGATTCGGTGACGCCGCGAAACCCGACTGCAACACAACCCGCCGATCCGTTCACCTATCCGAAACTCAGCGAAACCACGAATGAAACACCGTGTGAGCACTCTTCTCTTCAGTACGGCACGACTGTCACGACATGAATGACGAGGAGGCTCACCGTGGACTTTCCCACCATCGGAGCCCCGGACACCGGGGACACCGCGTGGATGCTCACCAGCGCCGCGCTGGTGCTCCTGATGACGCCGGGCGTCGCGTTCTTCTA
This genomic stretch from Prescottella soli harbors:
- a CDS encoding glutathione peroxidase, whose translation is MNAHNFPVQTADGATEDLSANQGNLLLIVNVASKCGLTPQYEGLEALYQANKDRGLQIVGFPCNQFGDQEPGDNAEIQQFCSVNYNVTFPVYAKIEVNGDGAHPLYQYLRAAAPGDFGPDHGFLFEHVSKTSPEAIGTDAVKWNFTKFLVDRDGEVVRRFEPTVTPEQIAEEIAELL
- the ftsY gene encoding signal recognition particle-docking protein FtsY — protein: MTTGAWIAIAAVLAVLIVALVVGLTIARRRRISLTAAPEKPELTEKPKDRSGGYQAGGGFNFSQGPTATAPPKVPPAAPKTPPVLPVPPVAPPVPPAAPEPAPEAKPAVAPEPVVEEPKPVAPPEAPAVEPEAPVAEPEAPVAEPEAPVAPAEPTVAPEPVVEEPAAVEPEAPVAEPEAPVAEPEPVVEAEPVAEPVAPAEPEAAPAPVIEEIAPTAGRLDRLRGRLSRSQNAVGKSLLGLLGGGDLDEDSWEEVEDTLLIADLGTATTTKVVERLRAEMASRGVRTEAEARALLREVLIDELHPEMDRSIHAVPHGDHPAVLLVVGVNGTGKTTTTGKLARVLVADGRRVLLGAADTFRAAAADQLQTWAERVGAEVVRGKEGGDPAAIAFDSVARGIEDGVDVVVIDTAGRLHTKTGLMDELGKVKRVVEKKAAVDDVLLVLDATVGQNGLMQARVFAEVVDITGVALTKLDGTAKGGIVFQVQNELGVPVKLVGLGEGADDLAPFEPEAFVDALLG